The Eleutherodactylus coqui strain aEleCoq1 chromosome 6, aEleCoq1.hap1, whole genome shotgun sequence genome window below encodes:
- the LOC136631488 gene encoding immunoglobulin superfamily member 1-like isoform X1 encodes MIRSSSRSWIMNSLPYFIFTTSSYLLLNIQWVSASTLPKPVLQLHTGSPQNIIVIGDNIMLNCANGSGKKFYLVHEKANGKNETIEHNINEFRLTNVQIEQDGDYFCKYCDHGACSDLSSPLNIFVQDMFPRPAIIISPRRAVQPGATVTIVCSTYYNNVDFSLFKNDVIIRNGSNDGNHFSYKIDHARQDNVGYYSCMYKNRANGMKSVRSNPMKISVLALPAPSVTWEEDPSNSAMLRINCTAPENHEYNQFFFRLLDNSEIIEDEIKAIKSSSVTFTVTKPKNTVKRYECMYRVKLDYDYADSLSSIVQIEMKGYYVLIFIRHILSALVLILMGIILLLHFKDFRSKNDLPPTRVNYDKGTEVVWTSDDA; translated from the exons ATGATCAGGAGTAGTTCCAGAAGCTGGATCATGAATTCCTTGCCCTACTTCATTTTCACAACTTCCA GCTATCTACTTCTGAACATACAATGGGTATCAGCCA GTACTCTTCCAAAACCAGTCCTCCAATTGCACACAGGAAGCCCCCAaaacatcattgtgataggtgataACATTATGCTGAATTGCGCAAATGGATCAGGAAAAAAGTTTTACTTGGTGCATGAAAAAGCAAATGGAAAGAATGAAACTATAGAGCACAACATCAATGAATTTCGCCTTACGAACGTTCAGATTGAACAAGACGGTGACTACTTCTGCAAATACTGTGATCATGGAGCCTGCTCTGACCTTAGTTCTCCTTTGAATATTTTCGTCCAAG ATATGTTCCCAAGACCAGCTATTATTATCAGTCCACGAAGAGCTGTCCAGCCAGGGGCAACTGTTACCATCGTTTGTAGTACATACTATAATAATGTGGACTTTTCCCTCTTTAAAAATGATGTGATTATCAGAAATGGCTCTAATGATGGAAATCATTTTTCGTATAAGATAGACCATGCAAGACAAGACAATGTGGGATACTATTCATGCATGTACAAAAACAGGGCCAATGGTATGAAATCTGTGAGAAGCAATCCAATGAAGATATCAGTGCTAG CACTGCCTGCTCCTTCAGTAACCTGGGAAGAAGATCCTAGTAATAGTGCAATGTTAAGAATCAACTGCACAGCACCTGAAAATCATGAATACAAtcagttcttcttcaggcttctgGACAATagtgaaatcattgaagatgagaTTAAAGCAATAAAGAGTAGTAGTGTGACATTTACCGTTACTAAACCGAAGAATACTGTGAAAAGATATGAGTGTATGTATCGGGTAAAACTGGACTATGATTATGCAGATTCACTTAGTAGCATTGTACAAATTGAGATGAAAG GGTACTACGTACTGATTTTTATCCGACACATTCTGTCGGCATTGGTCCTTATACTGATGGGTATTATCCTATTATTGCACTTCAAAGATTTTAGAAGCAAGAATGATTTGCCACCCACTCGGGTCAACTATGATAAAGGAACTGAGGTGGTGTGGACAAGTGACGATGCATAA
- the LOC136631488 gene encoding immunoglobulin superfamily member 1-like isoform X2: MLNCANGSGKKFYLVHEKANGKNETIEHNINEFRLTNVQIEQDGDYFCKYCDHGACSDLSSPLNIFVQDMFPRPAIIISPRRAVQPGATVTIVCSTYYNNVDFSLFKNDVIIRNGSNDGNHFSYKIDHARQDNVGYYSCMYKNRANGMKSVRSNPMKISVLALPAPSVTWEEDPSNSAMLRINCTAPENHEYNQFFFRLLDNSEIIEDEIKAIKSSSVTFTVTKPKNTVKRYECMYRVKLDYDYADSLSSIVQIEMKGYYVLIFIRHILSALVLILMGIILLLHFKDFRSKNDLPPTRVNYDKGTEVVWTSDDA, encoded by the exons ATGCTGAATTGCGCAAATGGATCAGGAAAAAAGTTTTACTTGGTGCATGAAAAAGCAAATGGAAAGAATGAAACTATAGAGCACAACATCAATGAATTTCGCCTTACGAACGTTCAGATTGAACAAGACGGTGACTACTTCTGCAAATACTGTGATCATGGAGCCTGCTCTGACCTTAGTTCTCCTTTGAATATTTTCGTCCAAG ATATGTTCCCAAGACCAGCTATTATTATCAGTCCACGAAGAGCTGTCCAGCCAGGGGCAACTGTTACCATCGTTTGTAGTACATACTATAATAATGTGGACTTTTCCCTCTTTAAAAATGATGTGATTATCAGAAATGGCTCTAATGATGGAAATCATTTTTCGTATAAGATAGACCATGCAAGACAAGACAATGTGGGATACTATTCATGCATGTACAAAAACAGGGCCAATGGTATGAAATCTGTGAGAAGCAATCCAATGAAGATATCAGTGCTAG CACTGCCTGCTCCTTCAGTAACCTGGGAAGAAGATCCTAGTAATAGTGCAATGTTAAGAATCAACTGCACAGCACCTGAAAATCATGAATACAAtcagttcttcttcaggcttctgGACAATagtgaaatcattgaagatgagaTTAAAGCAATAAAGAGTAGTAGTGTGACATTTACCGTTACTAAACCGAAGAATACTGTGAAAAGATATGAGTGTATGTATCGGGTAAAACTGGACTATGATTATGCAGATTCACTTAGTAGCATTGTACAAATTGAGATGAAAG GGTACTACGTACTGATTTTTATCCGACACATTCTGTCGGCATTGGTCCTTATACTGATGGGTATTATCCTATTATTGCACTTCAAAGATTTTAGAAGCAAGAATGATTTGCCACCCACTCGGGTCAACTATGATAAAGGAACTGAGGTGGTGTGGACAAGTGACGATGCATAA